Genomic DNA from Streptococcus uberis:
GCAAAAAAGTCTTTTTCCTTTTACCCTTTTACGGACACCCAAGGGACAGATGTTAGCCCTTTATCCCTTCCAGAACTACCTTTTTATTTTCGGTCCTTTCTGGTCCGCTTCGCCTGCTCAGACTCTACGTCCTTTGGCAGATTTGACCTTTATTCCCCAGCACTGTTTGGCGCAAGAGGGGCTTTGCCCTTGCCAACACATCACGGATGTGGCCCATTTGCTGCACTTGATTCACTACTTTTTTACGGGTCATCTGCATTTGATGGAGCAGGACCAAGAAAGCTTGACGCAGGAGATTTTTGAGGACATCCGTAAGGAATTATCGGAGTCCTTGATTCAGCAGTGCAACCTCTATGAGGACCAGCACTTTGACTATGAGTTTCACTTACTTGAGAGTGTTAAGAAGGGCGATTTGAAGGAGGTCCGTTCCTTTCTGTCCCAGTCTGTGACGCCAAAAGGGGTGACCAAGGACTTGCGTTCAGAGAAAAACTATTCCATTTTGATTTTTGAAAAGCTGTCGCAGTTAGCCATTTCCATGGGTGTGGACCGAGTTTATGCCCACCATACAAGAGATTACTACATGAGCAAATGCGAAGCCTGTTTGAGTAGCCAGGATGTCTTGGCCCTGAGAGAATCAGCCATTATCCTCTTTACGCAAAAGATAGGGCGGATCAATAACCACTCTTATACGGTTGCCAAGATTTTGCGCTACATTCACCAAAACCTATCGCAAAAGTTGATGGTGGAGGACATTGCCAAGCAATTTAACTTTAGCGAGTCCACCATTCGCAAGCTTTTCCGTAAGGAGATGAATTGCTCTTTGCAACAGTACATCAGCCAGAAAAAGATGGAGGAAGCCAAGGTCATGTTGCGCAACCAGAACAATGTGACTGAAGTTAGTAACAGTTTGGGCTATGCTGATTTAGCCCACTTTTCACGAACTTTTAAGGCCCATGTGGGTTTATCTCCTAAACAGTATCAGAGATCACCCATTAAGGATATTCTTTAGGCAGAAGCATGTGCAGGATATGACAAAAACACCTAGACCGTTTAGTCTAGGTGTTTCTTTTAGGCTACGATGGCTTTGGCTACTTCTTCCACGGTCATGCCTGAGAAGTATTGGGTTGTGTCAATGGTTTTGAGTTTTTCAAGCACATCTTTGTTCTCGTATCGAGTTCCAACAAGAAGTTCTTCAATGTCTTGAACATCTTTGATTCCGAAGAAGTCTCCGTAGATTTTGATGTTTTTGATGACGGATTTTTCAACATTGGCAAAGGTATTGATTTTACCAGCTGGATAGCGGACATTACGTTCGATAGTGTACTCTGGTGCTTTTCCATAAACCCAATCCCAGTTACCGAATTGCTCATCTGCTGATTTTTGGATTTTAGCCAACTCGTCTTCTGATAGGACATACTCGGTCATGTCAGGGTAAGTTTCTTTCATTTTTGCTAGAATTTTATCGGAGAATTCATTAACAGTGATTTTTTCTGGGAGTTCATCTAAGATATTGGTCACACGCGCT
This window encodes:
- a CDS encoding YSIRK-targeted surface antigen transcriptional regulator, with product MYRHPLLESLHICFTLPIVVLNNDLDMLKAYPFQQDSCLQSDLRPHLDKVWRQKSLFPFTLLRTPKGQMLALYPFQNYLFIFGPFWSASPAQTLRPLADLTFIPQHCLAQEGLCPCQHITDVAHLLHLIHYFFTGHLHLMEQDQESLTQEIFEDIRKELSESLIQQCNLYEDQHFDYEFHLLESVKKGDLKEVRSFLSQSVTPKGVTKDLRSEKNYSILIFEKLSQLAISMGVDRVYAHHTRDYYMSKCEACLSSQDVLALRESAIILFTQKIGRINNHSYTVAKILRYIHQNLSQKLMVEDIAKQFNFSESTIRKLFRKEMNCSLQQYISQKKMEEAKVMLRNQNNVTEVSNSLGYADLAHFSRTFKAHVGLSPKQYQRSPIKDIL